Proteins from one Arthrobacter sp. Soc17.1.1.1 genomic window:
- the fliN gene encoding flagellar motor switch protein FliN, whose amino-acid sequence MNTTTAEHEAAASLAARLPLPGPLTAEPCNAAEVPSASASTAVVASFVGASSADLAVVLIDAQPLAVAAGTSSPLVSPADVLVPALEAASGSLGDGVLGVPAVQDALPLFRDAETSVFRLAGPSGTVGWFAVRLRGARPGAAPRRASASAGAANLGRISNVEMAMTVEIGRTRMSVRDVLDLEPGAVIELDRSAGAPADVLLNGRLVAHGEVVVVDQDYAVRITQILDVADGSL is encoded by the coding sequence ATGAACACCACCACCGCCGAGCACGAGGCCGCCGCGTCCCTCGCAGCGAGACTGCCGCTTCCCGGCCCGCTCACGGCCGAGCCCTGCAACGCCGCCGAGGTGCCGTCCGCGAGTGCCTCGACCGCCGTCGTCGCCTCCTTCGTGGGTGCCTCCTCCGCCGACCTGGCCGTCGTCCTGATCGACGCGCAGCCCCTCGCCGTCGCCGCGGGCACGTCGTCACCGCTGGTCTCCCCGGCCGACGTGCTCGTACCCGCCCTCGAGGCCGCCTCCGGCTCCCTCGGGGACGGCGTGCTCGGCGTCCCGGCCGTGCAGGACGCACTGCCCCTGTTCCGCGACGCCGAGACCTCCGTCTTCCGTCTCGCCGGTCCGTCCGGCACGGTCGGCTGGTTCGCCGTGCGCCTGCGCGGTGCACGGCCCGGTGCGGCTCCGCGCCGGGCCTCGGCATCCGCCGGGGCCGCCAACCTCGGCCGCATCAGCAACGTGGAGATGGCCATGACCGTCGAGATCGGCCGGACCCGCATGTCCGTCCGCGACGTGCTGGACCTCGAGCCGGGCGCCGTCATCGAGCTCGACCGGTCCGCCGGTGCTCCCGCGGACGTCCTGCTCAACGGGCGCCTCGTCGCGCACGGCGAGGTCGTCGTCGTGGACCAGGACTACGCCGTGCGCATCACCCAGATCCTCGACGTCGCGGACGGCAGCCTCTAG
- a CDS encoding FliO/MopB family protein: MDVVVLALRVLLSLGVVLALLFVLHRKVSRINGNRAGAGLVSVVARQGIGAKASVVVLDAEGTRFYLGVTEQSVSVLHSSAAPRALQAVPGSDHAAGHPASAVSGPAETSDARFAASLRLAGGAVDTVPMTGTAPMTDTYPTSRRAVRATESARAAAPLHGSILSPATWKQTAAFLRQGRAG; the protein is encoded by the coding sequence GTGGACGTGGTGGTCCTCGCGCTGCGCGTGCTGCTGTCCCTCGGCGTGGTCCTCGCCCTGCTCTTCGTCCTGCACCGGAAGGTCTCGAGGATCAACGGGAACCGTGCCGGGGCGGGCCTCGTGTCCGTCGTGGCCCGCCAGGGGATCGGCGCGAAGGCCTCGGTGGTCGTGCTCGACGCCGAGGGGACGCGCTTCTACCTCGGCGTCACCGAGCAGTCGGTATCGGTCCTCCACTCCTCGGCCGCCCCTCGCGCCCTGCAGGCGGTCCCCGGATCCGACCACGCCGCAGGACACCCGGCCAGCGCCGTGTCCGGGCCCGCCGAGACCTCCGACGCCCGCTTCGCGGCCTCGCTCCGGCTGGCCGGCGGAGCGGTCGACACCGTGCCGATGACCGGCACCGCGCCGATGACCGACACGTACCCGACGAGCCGCCGCGCGGTCCGGGCCACGGAGTCGGCGCGTGCCGCCGCACCGCTGCACGGCTCGATCCTCTCTCCCGCCACCTGGAAGCAGACCGCGGCCTTCCTGCGCCAGGGACGGGCGGGGTGA